A single genomic interval of Geitlerinema sp. PCC 9228 harbors:
- a CDS encoding SPFH domain-containing protein: MSSLIAAIVSLLAIALLYLRFSVRMIHSNDMALVERLGKYNRQLDPGINFVVPLLEKIVCRYSRAEQVLNVPSQEAITKDNVYITIDAVVYWQVVDLEKAYYNIDKLEAALESLINTTLRAEIGRKNLEATVSSTKDINQILLKQVDDVTANWGVKVTRVQVERLELPDDVRASMAAQQAAEIDKRATLSKAQATAASIEEILKVLGTHFSELPSGREILKFLVARQYVEAASQVSQSQNSKIIFMDPKALTQSLEEMLESSEISTLGTTEPSQNLQTQTQQQSTGESSGNVTPSPSTSEE; the protein is encoded by the coding sequence ATGAGTTCCCTAATTGCTGCCATTGTTTCTCTGCTAGCGATCGCGCTTTTATACCTCCGTTTTTCCGTGCGCATGATTCACAGCAACGATATGGCACTGGTGGAACGTTTGGGCAAATACAACCGCCAGCTAGACCCCGGCATTAACTTCGTCGTTCCCCTCCTAGAAAAAATTGTTTGTCGCTACAGCCGCGCCGAACAAGTCTTAAACGTTCCCTCCCAGGAAGCCATCACCAAAGACAACGTTTATATTACCATCGATGCCGTGGTGTACTGGCAAGTGGTAGATTTAGAAAAAGCCTATTACAATATCGATAAATTAGAAGCCGCTTTAGAAAGTTTAATTAACACCACCCTCAGAGCAGAAATTGGTCGCAAAAACTTAGAAGCCACCGTATCTTCCACCAAAGATATCAATCAAATTTTATTAAAACAGGTAGATGATGTGACTGCCAATTGGGGCGTCAAAGTAACCCGGGTACAGGTGGAACGCTTGGAATTACCCGATGATGTACGTGCCTCTATGGCAGCCCAGCAAGCCGCGGAAATTGACAAACGGGCAACCCTTTCCAAAGCCCAAGCCACCGCCGCCTCCATTGAAGAAATTTTGAAAGTATTGGGAACGCATTTTTCCGAACTTCCCAGCGGTCGAGAAATTTTGAAGTTTTTGGTTGCCAGGCAATACGTAGAAGCAGCTTCCCAAGTTAGCCAAAGTCAAAATTCCAAAATTATTTTTATGGACCCAAAAGCTTTAACACAGAGTTTGGAAGAAATGTTAGAAAGTAGTGAAATTTCTACCTTGGGTACAACGGAACCCTCCCAAAATTTACAAACCCAAACCCAGCAGCAATCAACCGGCGAATCTTCAGGGAATGTCACGCCATCGCCGTCTACCTCAGAGGAATAG
- a CDS encoding phosphoglycerate kinase codes for MAKKTLANLPVEELNGKRVLVRADFNVPLNDSGSITDDTRIRAALPTIQHLTNNGAKVILTSHLGRPKGPDEKLSLKPVGVRLAELLGKKVLTCDNCIGETVAATVNDMHNGDVVLLENVRFYAEEEENDPEFAKQLASVADMYVNDAFGTAHRAHASTEGVTHHLKPCVGGFLIDKELQYLRGAIENPQRPLAAIIGGSKVSSKIGVIETLLEKVNKLLLGGGMIFTFLKARGYSVGGSLVEEDKLELARSLEAKAKENGVELMLPTDVVIADRFAADANAQTVKVENIPDGWMGLDIGADTVNAFQQALQDCKTVIWNGPMGVFEFERFAEGTKAIARTMAELTDNGASTIIGGGDSVAAVEKVGLADKMSHISTGGGASLELLEGKELPGIAALNDA; via the coding sequence GTGGCCAAGAAAACGTTGGCAAACCTACCCGTTGAAGAACTCAATGGCAAGCGCGTGTTGGTGCGGGCAGATTTTAACGTGCCCCTCAACGATAGCGGTTCGATTACCGACGATACCCGCATTCGCGCTGCCCTACCTACCATCCAACACCTGACTAACAACGGTGCCAAAGTCATTCTCACCAGCCACCTAGGGCGTCCAAAAGGCCCTGACGAAAAATTAAGCCTCAAACCGGTGGGCGTCCGTTTGGCGGAACTGTTGGGCAAAAAAGTCCTTACTTGCGACAATTGCATCGGCGAAACCGTGGCTGCCACCGTCAACGACATGCACAACGGCGATGTGGTCCTGTTGGAAAACGTGCGCTTCTACGCGGAAGAGGAAGAAAACGACCCCGAATTCGCCAAACAACTGGCTTCCGTAGCCGATATGTATGTCAACGATGCTTTTGGCACAGCCCACCGCGCCCATGCTTCCACCGAAGGGGTTACCCACCATTTAAAACCTTGCGTCGGCGGCTTCCTTATTGATAAAGAATTGCAATATTTGCGCGGTGCTATTGAAAATCCCCAACGTCCTCTGGCTGCAATTATCGGCGGTTCCAAGGTTTCCAGCAAAATTGGTGTCATCGAAACGTTGCTAGAAAAAGTCAACAAGCTACTGCTGGGCGGCGGTATGATTTTCACCTTCTTAAAAGCCCGCGGCTACAGTGTTGGCGGTTCCCTGGTGGAAGAAGACAAACTGGAATTGGCGCGATCGCTGGAAGCCAAAGCCAAAGAAAATGGCGTAGAATTGATGCTACCCACCGATGTGGTAATTGCCGATCGATTCGCTGCCGATGCCAACGCCCAAACAGTGAAAGTAGAAAACATCCCCGATGGTTGGATGGGCTTGGATATCGGTGCCGATACGGTCAATGCGTTTCAACAAGCCCTGCAAGATTGCAAAACCGTGATTTGGAACGGACCCATGGGCGTGTTTGAATTTGAGCGTTTCGCTGAAGGTACCAAAGCGATCGCGCGGACCATGGCAGAACTCACCGATAATGGTGCTAGTACAATTATAGGTGGGGGAGACTCCGTAGCGGCTGTGGAAAAAGTGGGGCTAGCCGATAAAATGAGCCATATTTCTACCGGCGGCGGTGCCAGCTTGGAACTACTAGAAGGCAAAGAACTACCAGGTATTGCTGCCCTCAACGATGCTTAA